A window of Macrotis lagotis isolate mMagLag1 chromosome 1, bilby.v1.9.chrom.fasta, whole genome shotgun sequence genomic DNA:
TTAGGGGGTGATATAAACATATTCAATCAAGAACTATTAATTCAGGAAAAGATGAGTTACTTATCTCAACTTACACTTCTCAAGTCTATGGATAACCCTGGTTATCCCAGACCAATGCTCCTGTTAACTTGGAAACCATACCTCAAACCAGTGAGCCACCATCATACCATCTCTAAACCTTCTCCCTTAAACCATCTCCATTATCCATATGACcttatataaattttttgtaGCACATACTCttgttttctgttctttgctcTGGAAGTTTGACCAAGAGTGATAAAGTTTGAGTCTGACCTATGCATATCCTACTCTTTCCCCTTTCTACTTCTTCCAACTACTTTCTTTTCTGAACTTGATCTATTATATTAGCAATGAGAACCATGGCAATTCAGCTTTAGGCAGCCTTGGAGACTGTGAGGGAAGCCTTGGGACAATAGATTCCTGTCTAccgatgatgataataatattgatCTGAATATTGTTTTGAGAGGAGAAGAGATGGTGGTGGAGTGGTGACAGAATAGAAGGGGAGGTACTCCTGAGTGGTGAATGTGACGTGAAACATGGCCTGAAGCAGGCCAGATTGGGGATTGAGTTTTCCCTCACCCACCAGACAGCTCAACTCGAGAGGCATACCAAAGCTGAATGTGTTTCTTCACCCTTGTTTGGAGTGTAGGGGAGAACAGAGCTTGGTCTTGTGGCCAGTCTTCAAATCAATATTTTGCAGAGATAAATTGGAGGttcaatgacctctgagatctccTCCCACTAAGAGACTGTAGGATCATTATAGGCATACACTGGTGGAATAGTCCAAAGCCCTGGGGGAGAGCAGAGGGGTCATGTTATAACAATGGAAAATAAATCACCTTGTCCCTCTATGTTGACATGAGATTATGAAAGTTCAGTCATCTCAAAAACAAGCTCATTGATGTCTCTAGACCTAGAAGGGACCAAATCTGTGATCAGAAGGAAGAGCCCAGTAGCATCCCCAAAATAGCTGTTCCTTGGAGATATGAGGAATTCTAAGTTAGCTTGTGAGCTAGAGAGAGGTGATACTTCTTGTTCCATTGCTGAGTGACATTGCTTTGTGGGAGATTTCAAGAGTGCCCTTGTCTCTGCTTACTCTTGGGACTACCCAGACTTTCTCTGATCACAAATTTGTCAGCCCAGTGGATGCCCACACAAGGTATTGTCTGTCTCTAGGCACGGGGTGTAACGCCTGCTACATGGAGGAGATGGAGAATGTCGAACTGGTGGAAGGGGATGAAGGTCGGATGTGTGTGAACACTGAATGGGGAGCCTTCGGGAATGCTGGGGAACTTGATGAGTTCCTGTTGGAGTATGACCGGGTGGTGGACGAGACCTCCCTGAACCCCGGTCAGCAGCTGTAAGGACCCTGTGGGCACAACTCCGATTCCCAAGTCCTGCTTGAATCCTCCCCATTGCAATCTCGTGACTGCTCCTCTCCCCAGCATGCCCCTCTCAGCCTTGCTCTGCCTCATTGTCCCCTCCTCCCAGCAGCAGTTCACCCTGCACATCTAGTGAAAAGTGAAATTCTTTATCCTGACATTGctgagtttctgccatattattcatatatttgaatGTATACTAGTACATAGTCTCATGCATTTAAAATTAATGCAATGAGAATGTTACTTTTAAGTAGATTTAGGAATCTTTCCTTGTACGTccctgtcttttcttctttctgttcccctctcccattttctcagacttctctcctctcttccttgaaTTGACATCTGTAGGagattctttttctgtcttccaGGGACAAGTGATAGTTCTCATTGCTCTCATGGAGGAAAGTGTCTAATGTATGTGCACCACCCCTCACTGCCTTACTAAGAAGTATCAAGAAGGTCTTAGCATGCAGGGCCAGAGAGATAGGATATGAAGGCCTCATATCTGGGTCTGGCTGTCAGGACAAAGCTAATAGGCTCCCAAAATGGAAGGTTACTAAGGACTTGGGAGTCATTATGACCCATAGGTTCATGCACATATCACAGGAGAGTTGGGCAACTCTTAAAGCTATGGGGTCTAAATGCTTTAACATTTGagatttaaaattagattttaaaactttaaagcaaaaaaaaaatatatccaaatATGTCTATACAAGCCGACATAGTCCAGGAGCTGTCATGAAATTCATTTGTGTGGAAGGGGCTTTTTCTGTGTTATCTAACCTTCTGTTTTCTGTCACCTCTCAAGTGCACCAGACTTAGAGATAAtgatcatgtttttaaataactCCTAGGGAGAGAGGGTTTATAATCTTCCTTCATACTGAATATTAACCAAATTTTGTAGCTGGAACCCTAGAAATCATCTATCACAGCCCCTCATTTCACAGacaaggaaaccaaggcccaaaATGTCAAATTGATTTAAGACCCCCCAGATAGGCACTGACATAGGCAGGCCCTCTAACACTCTGTCcagcttttctcttttttgaaaaaaaagtactgTTGCTTTTAAAGGCAAGTGATTATTTCTCCATAATCCTCCTTATCCCAAGAAGAACCTCCCTTGTCACAAAGTTATACAGTGAAACACACAACACTGATGCAGGAACCATGCCCCAACTCCTAATGTACTCCACCACAAACcccctttgtaacaaagaaaaacaggaaagcaAAACCAATGAATGGAGCAACCATGTATGTCTGCATCTGCTTCCAgtgttctttgtttttaatttttaaattggcattttttacatttttccaatatattccctccccaaattattttccttcttttcacagTTGAAGAAAACTGCACACTTATCCATATGATATTTCTTCATGAAGTTAAAAGGACAGTCATAcccataaatacatatattcacacagaGGATCATACCACTCTAGATCTCTAAAGCCACTGAGGACCCCTTGAGCATTCAGGtccagatacttgatatttaagCTCTGGGTGCTCACCAAAGCAGTACATATATTAAAACTGGAGTGATACTGAAAGATTAGCACAGGCTCTGTGCAAGAATGACATGCAAATTTGTGAAtcattccatatttttaaaaaaataaacaaaaaagttatttgaGTTATTTCCCTTGGGCAAAAGCCTGGAGCTCTGATGCTAAGGATCaggtaaaagagagaaaagaagggcaGGATAACTAGACCTGGGCTCATTTGAGTGGGGTGTGATTGTCCTTTGATGACCAAGACTATCTTTACCCATACAGTTATGAGAAGATCATTGGGGGCAAGTACATGGGGGAGATCGTGAGGCTGGTTCTACTGAAGCTGGTGGATGAGAATTTGCTCTTTAACGGAGAAGCATCTGAGCAGTTGAGGACACGGGGAGCCTTCGAGACCCGTTTTGTCTCTCAAGTGGAAAGGTATCATACCATCATGTGCTCAGCCAGCCTGGCCCCTCAGGTTCCATCAGACACAATGTCCCAGGGTGGGATCCCCACTGCCCAGACAGCCTTCTCTATGACTAGTTATCTTACAGCTTCTGTCCTGGAATGGTTTCTGACATATTTTCAATTCATATTCAATACCTTAGATTTTAGGTAACTAAATTCCTGAGGTTTGACCCAAAGTTAAGCTGTCACTAGCCAAATgaccaaagagcaaaaaaataataTCATACATTATGAGCAGAAGACtgatcttagaatcaggaaaaccttgattcaaatcctgcctctgacacatatttaTTATGTGATTCTGGTCAAGTCATGTATAAAAAAGTATGTCCTTATAGTATTTCTTGAGAtgtcaagagaaaataaaaagattccTTGACATATTGAGTGGACTGCCATGCTGAACTCATAGGTAGATATGAACTAGAGAATCCCATAGGATGGCAGACATGAATGAATTTCAATCTTTATCAGTAGAGGGGAAACCCATATTAGTGAGAATGTACATTCCATGTGAAGCACTTAAATATTTGAGGTAACTCCCAGTGTGGAAATTGCCTCCACTAATATAAATTAGGAACTGGTCTTTAACTCATCATCTTACACTATTGACTgaggcaactttttttttccttttccaataacTGAAGCCTATGTTTGGTGATTAAAATGACTTAACTGCTCATTGTTATAAAACCTAGATTTTTTGCTTCTGATAGTATTCAGACAGAGCTATAAATAGCAGCTACTGATTTTTCTACTAGGGTAAAAGATACTGATCTTTTTCTAATAAGAAGAAGGTGTTTTTCAATATTCAGTGTTATTTGAATTAAACTATTTGAGTCTAAGAATGTTTAGGTAGATTCTGATTTTAAACAATTATTGTACTCATTTTGATATATTTCATTAAGTTATTTATGCAACTGGTTTTTTTTAGAAATCTGGCATGTATGCTAGAACACTGCTAAGTTTTGAAGCTAATACAAAGATAAGTCAACTGTCAATTCAGTATAAAGATAAGTAAAAGCTGTACTTACAATAAAATCACAAAGCAAAAAAAGACCCCCTTTCCCCATGCAAAAAtatcaaagcaaaataaaactaaaccaaaaaaaaaaactgaacaaagaaaaacaaaactcatcagATCAATTAAGGAGGACTACTAACTCAATTGGCCTTTCATTTGGAAGTCAGTAGCTTACTACTTGTGTGCCTGTGcatcagacacacacacacacacacacacacacacacacacacacacacacacacacagacacactcttGCATGTGAGGGAACTCTTAGCACCATCCAAGGCATCAGATTCAATCCAAGCTCACTTGACAAACCttactcttcccttcctctttggtCACCCAATAGGGACAGTTTCTCACAATACCCTCTCTCTCCATTCCCATAGTGACTCTGGGGACCGAAAGCAGATCTACAACATACTGACAACTCTAGGACTGCTACCCTCCACAGCAGACTGTGACATTGTGCGCATGGTCTGTGAAAGCGTCTCTACCCGGGCAGCCCAGATGTGCTCGGCAGGGTTGGCAGGTGTCATCAACAGGATGCGGGAAAGTCGCAGTGAGGAGGTCATGAGGATCACTGTGGGTGTGGATGGTTCAGTCTACAAGCTGCACCCCAGGTGAGTCCCCCCTTGGTCCTACCAGAGATGGTGATGGTGGATGTTCTCTGGACAAAGGTAGATAGATCCAGCTTTTCCTAAACCATGACAATCCTGAGAGGAATTAGAAATTCAAGATCCAAGGCTGGTAAGCAGCAGGAAAAGATTGAACCAGTTATGTAAAACTCTCTCAAGCTGCAGTTTAACTTTGGTGTCCTGAGGCTATAGTCTTCAGATAGAAACCCTTTTTAATGTTTCAGTATTTAAGAGGGTATCTCCTatgtggaaactccctccactgaTATAGATCCTCAATTGACCCATAACAGAAAATCACAGAGAGTCACCTGGGGCCCTGAGAGGGAAAAGTGAGGATAAGGCTAAAGTCATATAATCTGggtgtgtcagaggcaagatttgaatttgggtcctacTGACTCAAAGGTTAGTCTTCTTTAACCTAGTGTCTTGGGAATCTCTCCTGGACTCATAAGGTGTGACTAGATGAACCCCTACTTCCTGAATTGAGTCTAAAAGGTCCCTTTGCCATTCTATAAGGGACAGGTCAgcattcctctccctcccccttcccccatcagTCTTTGCCAGGACATAGATTCAGAATTGTATCTCTTCTTTTCTCAGGCAATAGTGTttgatgaaaggagaaaggaaggagaaagtggCCAGTTCtggctttaatttcatttctccatttctggGATGGTTCTGAACTTCCCCTCTCCTTATTCATTACTGATCTTTCTATCCCCTCTCTCAGTCCGGAGTGACAGAGAGGGGCAAAAAGCCTAGTCAAAGTTAAATTTGGGTAGTATTTTAGCTTTTCTACAACTTGATGATTCAAAGTGTGGTTCTAAAGCCAGAGGAACTGATTTTAAATCCTATTTCTCATTCTTAatatatgtgtgaccttgggcaggttacttaacattcctgggcctcagttttctcatctgtaaatgagggtGTTGAGCTAGATGGCCCCTGAGGTGTTTTCCAGATCTATAATTGAAAGTGATGGCCTTTGAGGATCTTTCCAGTACTATATTGGTGCCTATGTTGAGGGTTGATTGGACAACACCAGAGCAGAGAGGGAAGGTGAAGGCCCCAGGtacaggagagaagagggacatgGGTGGGGTTTCTGAAGGGATCACCTCTTTCTGCCCTGCCCAGGACCCTCTTGCACAGTATTAACCACTCCTCTCTTGTGTCTATACAGCTTCAAACACCGATTTCATGCTGCTGTGCGGCGGCTGGCACCCTGTTGTGACATCACTTTTATACAATCAGAGGAGGGCAGTGGACGGGGTGCTGCCCTTGTCTCTGCTGTGGCCTGCAAAAAGGCCTGCATGCTTAACCACTGAAGGCAGGTGTGGCCCCTGCCTGCCGAGGCGCCTGCCAGCAAGCTGCTCCCCAGCTCCTTCAGCCCTTGGGCCAGGACAGAACTTCTGCTCCCTTTCACCCTGAGGAGGCCGGGCTTTTGCTGATAGCAAGTGCCATCAAGATATACTCTTGGAGGTTGTTCCTCCTCCCAAAGGAGAAGCAGCTAAGGTGTGCTGTAGCTCCCTGCCTCTCCGTGGAGGTGGAATTTGACAACCTGTGGTATCAGTATACATGGTATCAACAGCTCAGGACAAGCCAGATGAGGACCGGAGGAAGACCTGGCAAAGAAGGAATGACCTCAAACAGATCCATAACTAGGAATTTTTGCTTCTAGATCTAGGGAAAGGAAGATTGTGGGGAAAATTCATTTGGGGTGCAGCCACTGGAGGGAGAAAAGTGCTCCAGGGCACCACAAGATTTCTATGCTGCTGAAGAACTGATTTGTACCAGGTGGCAGAAGGTTGAGCAGGAAACTAGAAGCCAGAGTTCAGCCAAAGAGGAGGAAAGTATGCCGCAGGACAGGTGTTGTTAGCACCCTCCAAATTTTGGTGCCCTGGGACAAAATCTTTGTTATTCCTCTCTGGTTAATAGTTCTGACTTTAAAAAATGACCTTCTTTACAACTCTGCCCAAGCCTACCAACATAGCCAGGACATTGTGTCTGTCTCCCCCACCTCCTTATCCCTATGCTCTCTTCCTAGCTGGTAGCCAGGAGCTTAATTGAAACCTAGTGGTGTCCAGGGATGGTCTATTCCTAGAACATGGCAGATGTGGCTCTAGTCTGATAGGAGGTACCTAATTCTCCTGAGGACACCACAACCAACTTCCATTTTAATAGCTGACCTGTGAATGCTTGCTGCTCCTAACAGGGTAAGCTCCTGGATCCATGGCATAGCAAGTCAGCTTCACAACCATCCAGACCTTGCCAGTCTGTGCCTCACTAGGGACACCAGGCTCTACTTCAACCAATGTACTATCTTAGGGGTGGAGGGGGTCTATGTGGGAATAACTTAGTTTACTTGTGCCATTGAGAGAACCAAAGACCACAGATTCCCTCTATCCTCAGGCAAACTGGTGTTCCCATGGGTGGTCCTTGGCCCTTTTTCTCTTAGGAAATATATCCAGTAATACAAAATGAAACTGAATCTCAGCATGAGGGAAGAAGTATCTAACACTCCCACCACCCAAGCCATAAGCCTCATCAGGTGTCCTTGCACCTCacttatgatgatgatgtttgtccttcattctcaaagaaggatGTCAGagaggatgccatgacaagcacatgaattggatttgagggagagggtactgtgctaagtcaccaacctcattttctcttctggagccctctgggtccagtggccagatatgaatcatgataaCTGAAGATGGCCCCAGAAGAGagacaaccagggttaagtgaccttcccatggtcacacagctaataagtatctgaggttgtattcaaactcccgtcctcctgactccaaggccagtgctgtatacACTGCAGCACCCAGCTGCCTCCCACCTTATGACTACAGCCAGTCCACTATGCACAGaagacaaaaggtccttcctgccTCTCTCTTAGCAGGAGAACCCCTATAATCTCCCTGGGGCTCTTATTGTAAGAGACCTTCCCTAGTCACTCTTCAAAGGAAGGCTCTGGAGCCAGGCCTTAATACTGGTATCTGTAGATTATATTGAACTGCAAAGTCCTAagtgttacacacacacacacacacacacacacacacacatacacacagagctcagcccttcccttcattttccacATTGTAAAGCCAGTATATTCATCACAATCCTTCTCTAATTCCCTCCCtgattgtctttttattttttaaataaaagaaatatttgaaatatggCATCTTGGATCAGTTCAATGGTGATGATTTCATCAATATTCTTACTAAACCAATAACTATGGGGAACTACTTTAATGTAATTTAACAGCCTATATATAGGCTATACCCTTCAAGCTCATGGAAATTCTTCCCTTACTAGGTCCATCCCCCCTCCTATCCACTTTCACCCATGGGCCACTTTGAATCTGTGTGACTGACCAATGCTAGggtattttataataataaaatctgaTATTTGTGAAACacaatgtttgcaaagcactttcctcagaAGAAAAGCTTGATGGAGGTAGTAAAGGTATTATTCTCTTCTATATTGTTTGAGAAGTGAAAagcttgatcaaggtcacacagtaagaggcAGACCCAGGGCTAGAAGCAACTCTTCTACATCCAAATCCTGtaatctttttactatattattttgaatatatagatatgtaaattATGTGgctagagataataattaaacccTTGGAAGTTGATGAGGTAACCACAAGAGTAATTGTACTGAGAATACAAGAAGACCAGGAAAAAGGATTGGGGAACATCCTCAGTTATGAGCAAAAGGATTGCTatgaatgataaaacaa
This region includes:
- the GCK gene encoding hexokinase-4, which translates into the protein MSCWVEQILSEFRLQEEDLKKVMRRMQKEMDRGLRLETHEEASVKMLPTYVRSTPEGSEVGDFLSLDLGGTNFRVMLVKVGEGEEGQWSVKTKHQMYSIPEDAMTGTAEMLFDYISECISDFLDKHQMKHKKLPLGFTFSFPVRHEDIDKGILLNWTKGFKASGAEGNNIVGLLRDAIKRRGDFEMDVVAMVNDTVATMISCYYEDRQCEVGMIVGTGCNACYMEEMENVELVEGDEGRMCVNTEWGAFGNAGELDEFLLEYDRVVDETSLNPGQQLYEKIIGGKYMGEIVRLVLLKLVDENLLFNGEASEQLRTRGAFETRFVSQVESDSGDRKQIYNILTTLGLLPSTADCDIVRMVCESVSTRAAQMCSAGLAGVINRMRESRSEEVMRITVGVDGSVYKLHPSFKHRFHAAVRRLAPCCDITFIQSEEGSGRGAALVSAVACKKACMLNH